From a single Anas acuta chromosome 16, bAnaAcu1.1, whole genome shotgun sequence genomic region:
- the PCK1 gene encoding phosphoenolpyruvate carboxykinase, cytosolic [GTP], which yields MPPELKAEVNIMPKVTQGDLESLPPEAREFIESNAKLCQPENIHICDGSEEENKKILDIMVEQGMIKKLSKYENCWLALTDPRDVARIESKTVIITQEQRDTTPIPKTGTSQLGRWMSEEDFEKAFNTRFPGCMQGRTMYVIPFSMGPIGSPLSKIGIELTDSPYVVASMRIMTRMGTDALKALSNGEFVKCLHSVGCPLPLKEPLINNWPCNPELTLIAHLPDRREIISFGSGYGGNSLLGKKCFALRIASRIAKEEGWLAEHMLILGITNPEGEKKYFAAAFPSACGKTNLAMMNPSLPGWKIECVGDDIAWMKFDEQGHLRAINPENGFFGVAPGTSVKTNPNAIKTIFKNTIFTNVAETSDGGVYWEGIDEPLPPGVTLTSWKNKDWTPDNGEPCAHPNSRFCTPASQCPIMDPAWESPEGVPIEGIIFGGRRPAGVPLVYEAFNWQHGVFIGAAMRSEATAAAEHKGKIIMHDPFAMRPFFGYNFGKYLAHWLSMAHRPAARLPRIFHVNWFRKDSQGKFLWPGYGENSRVLEWMFNRIQGKASAKPTAIGYIPADAALNLKGLEDVNLTELFDISKDFWEKEVEEIKQYFEGQVNADLPYEIEREMLALEMRIKQL from the exons ATGCCCCCAGAGTTGAAAGCTGAAGTAAACATCATGCCCAAGGTTACCCAGGGGGATCTGGAGAGCCTGCCTCCAGAAGCAAGGGAGTTCATTGAAAGTaatgccaagctgtgccaacCTGAGAACATTCACATCTGTGATGgctcagaagaagaaaacaaaaaaattctgGACATCATGGTAGAGCAAGGCATGATTAAGAAGCTGAGCAAGTATGAGAACTG CTGGTTGGCTCTCACTGACCCAAGAGATGTAGCAAGAATTGAGAGCAAAACTGTCATTATCACTCAAGAACAGAGAGATACCACTCCAATCCCTAAAACTGGAACTAGCCAGCTGGGGCGCTGGATGTCAGAAGAAGATTTTGAGAAAGCCTTCAATACCAGATTCCCAGGCTGCATGCAAG GACGTACAATGTATGTCATCCCCTTCAGCATGGGGCCTATTGGGTCTCCTTTGTCCAAGATTGGGATTGAGCTGACAGATTCACCATACGTGGTGGCCAGCATGAGGATCATGACGCGGATGGGAACAGATGCTTTGAAAGCCCTGAGCAATGGAGAGTTTGTAAAATGCCTTCACTCGGTTGGATGTCCTCTACCACTCAAAG AACCATTAATCAACAACTGGCCGTGCAACCCAGAGTTAACGCTGATTGCTCATCTCCCGGATCGCAGAGAGATCATTTCATTTGGCAGCGGTTACGGAGGAAACTccttactggggaaaaaatgcttcGCTCTCAGAATTGCCAGCAGGATCGCCAAGGAAGAGGGCTGGTTAGCAGAGCACATGCTG ATCCTGGGCATTACAAATCCAGAAGGTGAGAAGAAGTATTTTGCTGCAGCATTCCCTAGTGCCTGTGGAAAAACTAACTTGGCCATGATGAACCCAAGCCTGCCAGGGTGGAAGATTGAGTGCGTGGGCGATGATATCGCCTGGATGAAATTTGATGAACAAG GGCACTTAAGGGCAATCAATCcagaaaatggcttttttgGAGTTGCCCCTGGAACCTCAGTCAAAACAAACCCCAACGCTATTAAAACCATATTCAAGAACACCATCTTTACCAACGTAGCTGAAACCAGTGATGGCGGTGTCTATTGGGAAGGCATTGATGAGCCATTGCCACCAGGAGTAACCCTGACTTCATGGAAGAACAAGGATTGGACCCCAGATAATG GGGAACCTTGTGCTCATCCCAACTCACGATTCTGCACTCCAGCCAGCCAGTGCCCTATCATGGACCCTGCCTGGGAATCACCCGAAGGTGTCCCCATTGAAGGGATAATATTTGGAGGCCGCAGACCTGCTG GTGTGCCGCTTGTATATGAGGCCTTTAACTGGCAGCATGGAGTATTTATAGGAGCAGCCATGAGATCTgaagcaacagcagctgctgagcacaaag GCAAAATCATTATGCATGATCCATTTGCCATGAGACCTTTCTTTGGCTACAATTTTGGCAAATACTTAGCCCACTGGCTTAGCATGGCACATCGCCCAGCAGCAAGACTACCAAGGATCTTTCATGTTAACTGGTTCCGGAAAGACAGCCAAGGGAAATTCCTGTGGCCTGGCTATGGAGAAAATTCCCGTGTGCTGGAGTGGATGTTCAACAGAATTCAAGGGAAGGCCTCTGCCAAGCCAACTGCTATAGGTTACATCCCTGCTGACGCTGCTTTGAACCTGAAGGGTTTAGAAGATGTCAACTTGACTGAACTGTTTGATATCTCCAAAGATTTCTGGGaaaaggaggtggaagaaaTCAAACAATACTTTGAAGGGCAAGTTAATGCTGACCTTCCCTACgaaatagaaagagaaatgcttGCCTTGGAGATGAGGATAAAACAGTTGTAG